TGTCGTCTCCCGCCGACACCCCCGCGGACGCCGCTGCGGTGCGGGCGTGTCTCGAGCGACAGGCCGCCGCCATCGCGCTGCCGCCCGTGACCGGCGCCGCGTCGGCGCACGTCACCGCCGAGCTCCACGTCACGGCGCCGTAGCGGGTGCGCCTCGCCGGTCCGTCGCGCGCGCCGCCGCCCGCGGAGTCGGCGCGGCGCAGCGGCGCGCGGCCGGTATGCCGCCCGTCCGCGCGCCGTCAGACCGCGCCGGCATACTGATCGAATGACGCGCTCGCGCCGCTACGTCGCCGTGGACGGCCCGCCCGGCGCGGGCGTGTCCGCCCTCGCCCGCGCGCTCGCCGCCGCCACCGATGCAACCCTCGTGGCGGACCCCGCGCCGGCCAACCCGTTTCTGGACGACTACGCCCGCGACCCGCGCCGGTATGCGTTCCAGGCGCAGGTCTACTGCCTGCTCGCGCGCTACCGCCAGCAGCTCGAGATCGCGCAACCCGACCTGTTCGGCCCGACGGGCGTGGTCGCCGACTACGTGTTCGCGCGCGACGCGCTGTTCGCCGAGGTGTCGCTCGCGCCGGGCGAGTTCGCCTTGTACCGCAAGATCCACGCGCTACTGTCGCCGCGCCTGCCGCGGCCGGACCTCGTCGTCTATCTCACCGCCGACCGCGAGGTGCTGCGCGCGCGCATCCGCCGGTCCGTCGCCGCGGCTGACCGCGTGATCAAGCTGAATGT
The nucleotide sequence above comes from Deltaproteobacteria bacterium. Encoded proteins:
- a CDS encoding deoxynucleoside kinase, coding for MTRSRRYVAVDGPPGAGVSALARALAAATDATLVADPAPANPFLDDYARDPRRYAFQAQVYCLLARYRQQLEIAQPDLFGPTGVVADYVFARDALFAEVSLAPGEFALYRKIHALLSPRLPRPDLVVYLTADREVLRARIRRSVAAADRVIKLNVMDQLAHAMDEFFFSYDQTPLLVINTSEFDVVEQPNQLEAFIEVIRKARTGVQHYRPIRGR